Proteins found in one Pontibacter sp. SGAir0037 genomic segment:
- a CDS encoding phage holin family protein, giving the protein MKVFNIILLLIAAKYTDALQFVNKYIFADWDFIPYLVVIITIDTFTGVYANWKLGKLHSFKMRSLFEKIQMYAVGLIIIHGIASHLVDGSPNKLVLLVAPYLKNSMYLFMLACEALSVEENLNKIGKSYLPKWIRKKLLDYKETGVVPKPEEENQPVIQ; this is encoded by the coding sequence ATGAAGGTTTTTAACATCATTCTGCTGCTTATAGCTGCTAAGTATACTGATGCGCTACAGTTTGTAAACAAATACATCTTTGCTGATTGGGATTTTATACCCTACCTGGTTGTGATAATCACCATAGACACTTTTACAGGTGTGTATGCTAATTGGAAACTAGGCAAACTGCATTCCTTTAAGATGAGGAGCTTGTTTGAAAAGATTCAGATGTATGCAGTGGGCCTTATCATAATCCACGGCATTGCCTCGCATTTAGTAGATGGCTCCCCAAACAAACTAGTGCTACTGGTAGCCCCCTACCTGAAGAATAGTATGTACCTGTTCATGCTGGCCTGTGAGGCGCTTAGTGTGGAGGAAAATCTGAACAAAATAGGTAAAAGCTACCTGCCGAAGTGGATTCGCAAAAAGCTCCTGGATTACAAAGAAACGGGCGTAGTGCCCAAACCTGAAGAGGAAAACCAACCTGTTATACAATGA
- a CDS encoding lysozyme, translating into MNDHLKITPAGIHMMHDFEGCVLYAYQCPAKIWTIGFGNTFYENNTPVQKGDKITQERANELFALIVARFEAQVKKVVTVPLTANQFSALVSFAYNCGIANLKSSTLLKKVNANPADGSIRNEFLKWNKAGGKVLSGLTRRRTAEANLYFS; encoded by the coding sequence ATGAACGACCACTTAAAAATCACACCAGCGGGCATTCACATGATGCACGACTTTGAAGGGTGTGTACTTTATGCCTACCAGTGCCCTGCTAAAATCTGGACAATTGGTTTTGGGAATACTTTTTACGAGAATAATACGCCTGTTCAAAAAGGAGATAAAATCACTCAAGAACGCGCAAACGAACTCTTTGCTTTGATTGTGGCAAGGTTTGAGGCACAGGTAAAGAAGGTTGTAACTGTTCCTTTAACAGCTAACCAATTCAGTGCCCTGGTGTCATTTGCCTACAACTGCGGCATCGCCAATTTAAAAAGCAGTACGCTGCTCAAAAAAGTGAATGCTAATCCGGCTGACGGCTCTATCCGAAACGAATTCCTGAAATGGAATAAGGCAGGAGGCAAGGTGCTCTCCGGCCTTACCAGAAGGCGAACAGCAGAAGCAAACCTCTATTTCAGTTAA
- a CDS encoding DUF6712 family protein, producing the protein MPLILTIEEFREHVSVNVATDIQTLQADVLLVEDEQIKKLLGYAFYEELLQKYEEGTLSDLQDKLLKKLQNAIANLAAAEFLPMANVQIDDRGAHVFSTDTEKPAFQWQIKMIQRQLQRKGFNAMERVLEFLEENIDNEDFSAWAESEVSTVYRQYLINRTTEFNEHYSIGNSRLTFLYLLPFLKKMERFSLEPVLGTALFEELQEQIKDKDLTPDNTRLLELFVQPALAHLVVTKALTSGGFAFQGEALLVNLLEDTDSGTKSTAVDNEKRLQAKVQEAWNDGQAYLMKLKEYLNTNASATKYASYYNSNLYVKPGEQLNVVYRNPTNSKTFAAL; encoded by the coding sequence ATGCCGCTAATACTTACCATAGAAGAGTTCAGAGAGCACGTTTCGGTAAACGTAGCCACTGATATACAAACCCTACAGGCAGATGTGCTGCTGGTGGAAGATGAACAGATTAAAAAGCTGTTGGGCTATGCCTTTTACGAGGAGTTGCTGCAGAAATACGAAGAGGGAACCCTCTCTGATCTACAGGACAAACTTCTTAAAAAGCTGCAGAATGCCATAGCTAACTTGGCCGCCGCTGAGTTCCTGCCCATGGCAAACGTGCAGATTGATGATCGGGGAGCGCATGTATTCTCCACCGATACCGAGAAACCGGCTTTCCAGTGGCAGATAAAGATGATCCAGCGCCAGCTGCAGCGCAAAGGCTTCAATGCCATGGAGCGTGTGCTGGAGTTCCTGGAAGAGAACATCGATAACGAAGATTTTAGCGCATGGGCTGAATCCGAAGTTTCTACCGTGTACCGTCAGTACCTGATAAATAGAACTACAGAGTTTAACGAGCATTACAGCATCGGAAACAGCAGGCTTACTTTCCTTTACCTTTTGCCGTTCCTGAAAAAAATGGAGCGTTTCAGCCTGGAGCCTGTATTGGGTACTGCGCTGTTTGAGGAGTTGCAGGAGCAGATAAAAGACAAAGATCTTACGCCTGATAACACAAGGCTCCTTGAGTTGTTCGTGCAGCCTGCGCTGGCACACCTGGTGGTAACCAAAGCCCTTACTTCCGGTGGTTTTGCCTTTCAGGGGGAAGCATTGCTGGTAAACCTGCTTGAAGATACCGACAGCGGCACCAAAAGCACCGCTGTAGACAATGAAAAGCGCCTACAGGCAAAGGTACAGGAAGCCTGGAACGATGGACAGGCATACCTAATGAAGCTGAAAGAGTACCTCAATACCAATGCCTCAGCCACTAAATACGCCTCTTACTACAACAGTAACCTTTATGTAAAGCCAGGTGAGCAGCTAAATGTTGTTTACCGCAACCCGACTAACTCAAAAACATTCGCAGCCCTTTAA
- a CDS encoding S49 family peptidase, with the protein MNHLLSNILRGAWLIDEQAANGYMPYVLALINREPVSTARIQDEEASTLPFAISASGEAFTRFSAYDEAPLGAVAVVPVSGPMMTEDYCGSPGTRTIGQRIQQADAHENIAAIIVQFSSPGGTVLGTEHFASVIKNTKKPVVAFAEQMCSAAYWAGSGADAVVAAGQSAMIGSIGTMISFADYSARYEKEGIKLHNIRATESVDKNEAHYKAQSGDYTAIRAEMLDPLNRAFMGAVKENRDGKLDLKKFNVLTGKVYIGQDTVASGLADEVGTFERAVELALELANSQSTEQNSNSHTMFGRNKFAAVAALANLAVVESAKVEAANEELEAAGITGAALISKEDYEALQAKAARVDALTSENTTLTAEKETLVSEKATLEQNLVDANAKVAAYGAQPGATPTTETATTTEITEGAPAASLDTEAAAFHELGKSFKR; encoded by the coding sequence ATGAACCACCTTCTTTCCAATATTTTACGCGGTGCATGGTTAATAGACGAGCAGGCAGCCAACGGTTATATGCCGTATGTGCTTGCTTTGATTAACCGTGAACCTGTATCCACTGCCCGAATACAAGATGAAGAAGCCTCAACACTGCCGTTTGCCATTTCGGCCAGTGGTGAGGCTTTTACTCGATTCAGTGCCTACGATGAAGCACCATTAGGGGCTGTTGCGGTAGTGCCTGTCTCTGGGCCAATGATGACGGAGGATTATTGTGGTTCACCTGGTACCAGAACGATAGGGCAGCGCATTCAACAGGCAGATGCACATGAGAATATTGCTGCCATTATCGTGCAGTTTTCTTCTCCTGGAGGCACTGTGTTGGGTACAGAGCATTTTGCATCTGTTATAAAGAATACTAAAAAGCCTGTCGTAGCTTTTGCTGAGCAAATGTGTTCAGCTGCTTATTGGGCCGGTAGTGGTGCAGATGCTGTTGTGGCAGCTGGACAATCTGCTATGATTGGCAGTATCGGTACCATGATCTCTTTTGCAGACTATAGCGCACGCTATGAAAAAGAGGGCATTAAGCTGCATAATATTCGTGCTACGGAGTCAGTAGATAAAAATGAGGCTCATTACAAAGCTCAATCAGGAGATTACACTGCTATTCGGGCTGAAATGCTGGACCCACTCAACAGGGCTTTTATGGGTGCTGTTAAGGAGAACAGAGATGGAAAACTTGACCTGAAAAAGTTTAATGTGCTTACAGGTAAAGTTTATATAGGTCAAGACACTGTCGCTTCAGGTCTGGCCGATGAAGTAGGCACTTTCGAGCGTGCCGTAGAGCTGGCGTTAGAGCTGGCAAATTCCCAATCCACAGAGCAAAATTCAAATTCACATACCATGTTTGGAAGAAACAAATTTGCAGCAGTTGCTGCACTAGCAAACCTTGCTGTAGTAGAATCAGCAAAGGTAGAAGCTGCTAATGAAGAACTGGAGGCGGCTGGCATCACAGGCGCTGCCCTTATTTCTAAAGAAGATTATGAGGCATTACAGGCGAAAGCAGCCAGAGTAGATGCCTTGACATCTGAAAACACCACCCTCACAGCCGAAAAAGAAACATTGGTTTCTGAGAAAGCGACACTGGAGCAAAATCTGGTGGATGCCAATGCTAAGGTCGCAGCTTACGGTGCCCAGCCCGGAGCCACGCCAACTACTGAAACAGCAACTACTACCGAGATTACAGAAGGAGCTCCTGCTGCTAGTCTTGATACAGAGGCAGCTGCCTTCCATGAGTTGGGTAAATCATTTAAACGCTAA
- a CDS encoding recombinase family protein has translation MTQVALFVRVSKNSQDYNRQICDLSVLAKQKEWEVVATIAEKISGATKNADREGIQKLLELAHKQGIDKVLVTEVSRLGRKTSEVLQVLEKLTELGVSVYVLNYNMETINKGGKQNPIAQMIFTLLAEFARLERETLVERINSGLEQAKRRGIKLGRREGSKVSTEKFLEKYKAVVRQLNQGKSVRDIAAICEVGTATVQKVKKALGG, from the coding sequence ATGACACAAGTAGCGCTATTTGTTAGGGTATCGAAGAACAGCCAGGACTACAACAGGCAGATCTGTGATCTGTCTGTACTGGCAAAGCAAAAGGAATGGGAGGTAGTTGCCACTATAGCTGAAAAGATAAGTGGGGCTACTAAAAACGCTGACAGGGAAGGTATACAGAAGTTGCTGGAGCTGGCGCACAAGCAAGGCATTGATAAAGTGCTGGTGACGGAAGTTTCCAGGCTTGGAAGGAAAACATCTGAGGTATTACAGGTGCTGGAGAAGCTAACAGAACTTGGTGTTTCGGTATATGTGCTTAATTACAATATGGAAACTATAAACAAGGGAGGTAAGCAGAACCCGATTGCGCAGATGATATTTACGTTGCTGGCCGAATTTGCCAGGCTGGAGCGCGAAACTCTTGTGGAGCGAATCAATTCCGGTTTGGAGCAAGCAAAGCGAAGAGGCATCAAGCTCGGTAGAAGGGAAGGTTCCAAAGTGAGCACAGAGAAGTTTCTGGAGAAGTATAAAGCTGTGGTCCGTCAGTTGAACCAGGGTAAAAGCGTCAGAGATATTGCGGCCATTTGTGAGGTAGGCACTGCCACAGTACAGAAAGTGAAGAAAGCTTTAGGGGGTTAA
- a CDS encoding DNA cytosine methyltransferase, producing MFDLTHGALFNGIGGFPLAAAWAGITTRWIVEINSYCNNQFKKQFPNATQFTDIRTVRNLPYVDIISGGDPCQPNSLSGKRLGQEDPRFLWPEMLRIIVETRPRCVLNENVSGSISNGVLDQKISDLESAGYSCWPPLVIPASAVGAFHKRERVWLIAYTDVQGRERVLCEHPGSCTQTSRPEYPLDAQGNAFLQFEERLGEPAVFGVPHGIPTAVDQLGAFGNAIDPRIAFEIFKAIKEAITKN from the coding sequence ATGTTTGATCTAACACACGGAGCTCTATTTAATGGCATTGGAGGATTTCCCCTTGCAGCTGCTTGGGCGGGAATAACAACCCGGTGGATAGTTGAAATCAACTCCTATTGCAATAACCAATTTAAAAAGCAATTCCCAAATGCAACTCAGTTTACAGACATACGAACCGTCAGAAACCTTCCTTACGTCGACATTATCAGCGGCGGCGACCCGTGCCAGCCAAATTCGCTTAGCGGAAAAAGGCTTGGCCAGGAAGATCCACGTTTCCTCTGGCCAGAGATGTTACGCATTATTGTTGAGACAAGGCCACGTTGCGTGCTTAACGAAAATGTTTCAGGAAGCATTTCTAACGGGGTCCTGGATCAGAAGATCAGCGATCTGGAAAGTGCGGGCTACAGCTGCTGGCCGCCCCTTGTTATACCTGCAAGTGCCGTCGGAGCCTTTCACAAGCGAGAAAGGGTATGGCTTATTGCCTACACCGATGTTCAAGGACGGGAAAGGGTATTATGTGAGCACCCGGGAAGCTGCACTCAAACGAGTAGGCCGGAATATCCACTGGATGCACAAGGCAATGCTTTTCTACAATTTGAAGAAAGGCTGGGCGAACCCGCGGTTTTCGGAGTACCTCATGGGATACCCACCGCAGTGGATCAATTAGGTGCTTTTGGTAATGCAATTGACCCCCGAATAGCCTTCGAGATTTTCAAGGCAATCAAAGAAGCAATCACGAAAAACTAA
- a CDS encoding DUF5906 domain-containing protein — MSDQNSSLPYYKQRLQEAGIPDALNIITAKKPDLDVYATSKSDYIFSQDDPEKDNMKILYPDLYGNFYTYDNGTKNNPVKIFYRTRLKKPLQIVRNGREEEMKYTQPKETGNYPFFNPGLILKFRNKEKIKDLYFVEGEMKSFKGYAEGLDIVGLPSIHGFYNGDVRGKLHEDIQELIITCQVENVIFITDADTLTIRWESGKDLSKRQYNFYGAVKNFRESLQLLLDRDDVALKNIYFTHLKRKFCAEEAKGLDDLLVKYQAEKEAVLNDLKQFQFAARFFEGFILTDGNFNKLFKHFGLDNVENFYSIYKDFIGSREFGYRRALYHHTGEKVEFVAHQDAEKFMRVGPDWLKRVGVPNKYGELEEELVPWKIGEITRDYKNITNFLDQVPKYDSFCVMPNWNGHYQRVHNGCYNLYAPLTHLAKAGGIETTLNFLKHVFGGEATVDKEIIGDQFTVALDYLTLQFQMPEQMLPVPVLVSPENRTGKSTFLKWLQQIYASNACILGNDQFKMKFNAHYITKFIIGIDEGFLDVDKKAEKERLKQLATADTVYMENKGMNVKKISYYGKLIICSNDADRVMKMEDGESRWFVVRVPRISDDNVDPDLEKKLKEEIPAWLHFLKHRKVFHPKADRLWFKPEWFITDQFKKIVETTKNRLDATVEEYIKEKFLMYKLPVLKIHLKFLLKDINEMSKYKFDEKELKYYLKEKRGMEAHKVQRIQIPVSIDMEGNFGEPTITYHQDTQRAYEFRYEDWLSEEDIEEFKTPFNPKADEEVKTKSVQGNLELNAKVYQKNPS; from the coding sequence ATGTCAGACCAAAATTCTTCATTACCATACTACAAACAGAGGCTGCAGGAAGCTGGAATTCCTGATGCTCTTAATATCATTACTGCCAAAAAACCTGATCTGGATGTATATGCTACTTCCAAATCAGACTATATCTTCTCTCAGGATGATCCGGAAAAGGATAACATGAAAATTTTGTATCCGGATTTGTACGGTAATTTCTACACCTATGATAATGGTACCAAAAACAACCCTGTAAAAATATTTTACAGAACGCGCCTTAAAAAGCCCCTCCAGATCGTCCGGAACGGGAGAGAAGAGGAAATGAAGTACACTCAGCCGAAAGAAACGGGGAACTATCCTTTCTTTAACCCTGGACTGATTCTAAAGTTCCGGAACAAAGAGAAGATAAAGGATCTGTACTTTGTAGAGGGGGAGATGAAAAGCTTTAAGGGCTATGCTGAAGGTCTGGATATAGTTGGATTACCAAGCATACACGGCTTTTATAACGGGGATGTTCGGGGTAAGCTTCATGAGGATATACAGGAGCTTATTATTACCTGCCAGGTTGAAAACGTAATTTTTATCACGGATGCCGATACCTTAACTATCAGGTGGGAGAGCGGTAAGGATTTAAGTAAACGTCAGTATAATTTTTATGGTGCTGTAAAAAACTTCAGAGAGTCGCTACAACTGCTGTTGGATAGGGATGATGTAGCCCTGAAAAATATCTACTTTACCCACCTTAAAAGGAAATTCTGTGCAGAGGAGGCAAAAGGGCTGGATGATTTGCTGGTTAAATATCAGGCTGAAAAAGAAGCAGTACTAAATGACTTAAAGCAATTCCAGTTTGCAGCCCGTTTCTTCGAAGGCTTTATTCTGACCGATGGCAATTTCAATAAGCTATTCAAGCACTTTGGGCTGGATAATGTTGAAAACTTCTATTCTATTTATAAAGACTTCATCGGGAGCAGAGAGTTTGGCTACAGGAGAGCGCTATATCACCATACAGGGGAAAAGGTAGAGTTTGTAGCGCATCAGGATGCAGAGAAATTTATGCGGGTGGGGCCTGACTGGCTGAAGCGTGTGGGTGTGCCGAACAAATATGGCGAACTGGAGGAAGAGCTGGTACCCTGGAAGATCGGGGAGATAACCCGCGACTACAAGAACATAACTAACTTCCTGGACCAGGTACCAAAATATGATTCCTTCTGTGTGATGCCGAACTGGAACGGACACTATCAGCGGGTGCACAACGGCTGCTATAATCTTTACGCGCCGCTTACTCACCTGGCCAAAGCAGGAGGAATAGAAACAACGCTTAATTTCCTGAAGCACGTTTTCGGAGGAGAGGCTACAGTAGATAAAGAAATTATCGGTGATCAGTTCACGGTTGCTCTGGACTACCTCACACTGCAATTCCAGATGCCTGAGCAAATGCTGCCGGTACCTGTATTGGTCTCTCCCGAAAACAGAACAGGTAAATCTACTTTTCTAAAATGGCTGCAGCAGATATATGCCAGCAACGCCTGTATCCTGGGCAACGACCAATTTAAAATGAAATTCAATGCCCACTACATTACAAAGTTCATCATCGGCATAGATGAAGGCTTTTTGGATGTAGATAAGAAAGCAGAGAAAGAGCGCCTGAAGCAGCTGGCCACGGCTGATACCGTGTACATGGAGAATAAAGGCATGAACGTGAAAAAGATCAGCTACTACGGTAAGCTGATTATCTGCTCTAACGATGCCGACCGTGTTATGAAAATGGAAGATGGGGAGAGCCGGTGGTTTGTTGTTCGGGTGCCCCGAATTTCAGATGATAACGTTGATCCGGACCTGGAAAAAAAGCTCAAAGAAGAAATACCAGCCTGGCTGCACTTCCTTAAACACCGAAAGGTTTTCCACCCAAAGGCAGACCGTCTATGGTTTAAGCCGGAGTGGTTCATTACTGATCAATTCAAGAAAATTGTAGAAACAACCAAGAACAGGTTGGATGCCACTGTTGAAGAATACATCAAAGAGAAGTTCCTGATGTATAAGCTGCCAGTGCTGAAAATACACCTTAAGTTTCTCCTAAAGGATATTAATGAGATGAGTAAGTACAAGTTCGATGAAAAAGAGCTGAAGTACTACCTGAAAGAGAAAAGAGGCATGGAGGCGCATAAGGTGCAAAGAATTCAGATACCAGTTTCTATCGACATGGAAGGAAATTTCGGAGAGCCTACCATCACTTACCACCAGGACACGCAAAGGGCCTATGAGTTTAGGTACGAAGACTGGCTGAGCGAAGAAGATATTGAGGAGTTCAAAACCCCTTTCAACCCTAAAGCTGATGAAGAAGTGAAAACAAAATCGGTACAGGGAAATCTGGAGCTGAACGCAAAAGTGTATCAGAAAAATCCCTCTTAA
- a CDS encoding bile acid:sodium symporter family protein — protein sequence MGAFAARAGFDWFIGALIGMIVLAYIWPTPGIQEGPFSLSEIAHYGVALIFFFYGLRLSPEKLKAGLSTWKLHLVVQFSTFILFPLLLILLHGFFIGTDYELLWLGSFYLAALPSTVSSSVVMVSIAGGNMPAAIFNASISSLLGIFITPLWMSLFLTTNAEGFDIWEVMGNLMLQVLLPVVLGIVLHRFWGAYAEKHKKKLRYFDQTIILIIVYTSFCESFARNMFEDYSLLNLLVLGASMLLLFFLVLGLIQGIGNVLGFSREDKVTAVFCGSKKSLVHGTVMSKVIFPDANMVGIMLLPIMMYHALQLLVASIIAQAQARKAGLDVSGE from the coding sequence ATAGGAGCATTTGCAGCAAGAGCCGGTTTCGACTGGTTTATAGGTGCGCTCATTGGTATGATTGTGCTGGCATACATATGGCCAACACCCGGCATACAGGAAGGCCCCTTCTCACTAAGTGAAATTGCTCACTATGGCGTTGCCCTCATATTTTTTTTCTATGGTTTGCGGTTAAGTCCTGAGAAATTAAAAGCTGGCCTGAGTACCTGGAAACTCCACCTGGTGGTACAGTTTAGTACCTTTATCCTGTTTCCTTTGCTGCTGATTCTGTTGCACGGTTTTTTTATTGGCACCGACTATGAGCTGCTTTGGCTGGGGTCTTTTTACCTGGCTGCGCTGCCGTCTACTGTTTCTTCGTCGGTGGTGATGGTGTCTATTGCAGGCGGAAATATGCCTGCCGCTATTTTCAATGCCAGTATCTCCAGCTTACTGGGTATTTTTATAACGCCTCTCTGGATGAGCCTGTTCCTGACGACGAATGCCGAAGGATTTGATATCTGGGAGGTGATGGGGAACCTGATGCTGCAGGTCCTGTTGCCCGTAGTGCTGGGGATTGTTCTGCACCGCTTCTGGGGAGCCTATGCCGAAAAGCACAAGAAAAAGCTGCGTTACTTCGACCAGACTATTATCCTGATTATAGTATATACTTCCTTCTGCGAGTCTTTTGCCCGCAATATGTTTGAAGACTACAGCCTGCTCAACCTACTGGTTTTGGGGGCAAGTATGCTGCTCTTGTTTTTCCTGGTGCTGGGGCTGATACAAGGTATTGGGAATGTACTTGGCTTTAGCCGCGAAGACAAGGTAACAGCCGTATTCTGCGGTTCTAAAAAATCGCTGGTGCACGGCACGGTGATGTCGAAAGTTATTTTCCCGGATGCCAATATGGTTGGTATTATGCTGTTGCCCATTATGATGTACCACGCGCTTCAGTTGTTGGTTGCCAGTATTATTGCACAGGCTCAGGCACGCAAAGCCGGATTAGATGTGTCGGGCGAGTAG
- a CDS encoding biosynthetic peptidoglycan transglycosylase, which produces MKKRILIGAGVLVGLLLLSVVLLIMFRSRVLTYTINRVITKVENKYPVDFTIESADFVNLRTVAIKGIALVPHQGDTLFTTDNVHASVSLRSIFKGRIVFYRLEVANGYLTAIKHGDQDNFSFLMKRDQEEPVDTTSKGSRNYGKLLNNLIETAFDNTPDQVDFKNLNVSYKSDNRTIDVRMPSLVIEDGNINTELTIRIDTLVNNMRVRGTIDPRDYNIAASLYAADSKGIQIPYVEKKFGGNVTFDTLHVSLKDKNYRNERLTVRGSAMLNNLVVNHTKLADEDILIKESAVNYVVTLGPNYYAVDSLTEVRVNKAVANVYAVYQDASSKIIDLKVKTKAVPANDFFESLPVGLFENLEGIRATGTLQYKMNFHVDMAQVDSVKFDSDLDASKDFKIVQYGNTNLEKINGTFTHTVYEYGKPVRTFTVGPANNFFVRIGEVSPYLRNAILTAEDAGFYRHNGFHEEAIRQAIVVNLKEGAFVRGGSTLSMQLVKNVFLTRKKNLARKVEEAIIVWLIENLDLVSKNRMFEVYLNIIEWGPDVYGAKDASRFYFGKQPSELNLAEAIFLTSIIPSPKRFRSSFDNYGNLRSYKAGYFRLISGIMVRRGLISQEEYENLYPNVRLYGRARDLIVTAPDAENQEEEEEQLELETIDMLGF; this is translated from the coding sequence TTGAAAAAAAGAATATTAATTGGAGCAGGCGTACTTGTTGGACTGCTTCTGCTTTCGGTTGTCTTGCTTATCATGTTTAGAAGCAGGGTGTTAACCTATACGATAAACCGGGTGATAACAAAGGTAGAAAACAAATACCCGGTTGACTTTACGATTGAAAGCGCAGATTTTGTAAACCTGAGAACCGTTGCTATCAAGGGCATTGCTTTGGTGCCTCACCAGGGAGATACCCTGTTTACAACTGATAATGTGCATGCCAGCGTTAGTCTTCGCTCTATTTTTAAGGGCAGAATCGTATTCTATCGCCTCGAAGTAGCCAATGGTTATCTTACAGCTATTAAACACGGTGATCAGGATAACTTTTCTTTTTTAATGAAGAGAGACCAGGAGGAACCCGTAGATACAACCAGCAAAGGCAGCAGAAACTATGGGAAACTACTCAACAATCTGATTGAAACGGCTTTTGATAATACCCCGGATCAGGTAGATTTTAAGAATCTGAATGTTTCGTATAAATCAGATAACCGCACCATCGATGTCAGGATGCCTTCTTTGGTAATAGAGGACGGAAACATTAACACAGAACTTACAATCAGAATTGACACGCTGGTAAATAATATGCGGGTGCGGGGCACCATTGATCCGCGTGACTATAACATCGCAGCCAGCTTGTATGCAGCCGATAGTAAAGGAATCCAGATACCGTATGTAGAAAAGAAGTTTGGCGGTAACGTTACATTTGATACGCTGCATGTAAGCCTGAAGGATAAGAATTACCGCAACGAGAGGCTTACGGTGCGAGGCTCAGCTATGCTGAATAACCTGGTGGTAAACCATACAAAGCTGGCAGATGAAGACATTCTGATAAAGGAAAGTGCTGTAAATTATGTAGTAACCCTTGGGCCAAACTACTATGCAGTGGATAGCCTGACCGAGGTGCGGGTAAACAAAGCGGTGGCGAATGTGTATGCCGTTTACCAGGATGCCTCTTCCAAAATTATCGATCTGAAAGTAAAAACCAAGGCGGTGCCTGCCAATGATTTTTTTGAGTCGTTGCCGGTTGGCTTGTTCGAGAATCTGGAAGGGATCAGGGCTACAGGAACTTTGCAGTATAAGATGAACTTTCATGTGGATATGGCGCAGGTGGATAGCGTGAAGTTCGATTCTGATCTGGATGCCTCCAAAGATTTTAAGATTGTGCAGTATGGTAACACCAATCTGGAAAAGATAAACGGCACCTTTACCCACACCGTGTATGAGTACGGAAAACCTGTCAGAACTTTTACAGTAGGACCTGCCAATAACTTCTTTGTACGGATCGGCGAAGTATCGCCTTACCTGCGCAATGCTATTTTAACCGCTGAAGATGCCGGGTTTTATCGGCACAACGGCTTTCATGAAGAAGCCATACGGCAGGCTATTGTTGTAAATTTAAAAGAGGGAGCCTTTGTGCGGGGAGGCAGTACACTATCCATGCAGCTGGTGAAGAACGTGTTCCTGACGCGCAAAAAGAACCTGGCACGTAAGGTGGAGGAGGCTATAATTGTATGGCTGATCGAAAACCTGGACCTGGTGTCGAAAAACCGCATGTTTGAGGTGTACCTGAACATAATTGAATGGGGGCCGGATGTATACGGTGCCAAAGATGCCTCCCGGTTTTATTTTGGTAAGCAGCCTTCTGAACTCAACCTGGCAGAAGCTATCTTCTTAACGAGCATTATACCAAGCCCAAAACGGTTCAGGTCTTCGTTTGATAACTACGGCAACCTGCGGAGCTACAAAGCTGGTTATTTCCGGCTGATCTCAGGTATTATGGTAAGAAGAGGCCTTATATCGCAGGAAGAATATGAGAACTTATACCCGAATGTAAGGCTTTATGGCCGGGCACGCGATCTGATTGTTACCGCACCAGATGCCGAAAACCAGGAGGAGGAAGAAGAGCAGTTGGAACTGGAAACAATAGATATGCTGGGGTTTTAG